The Archocentrus centrarchus isolate MPI-CPG fArcCen1 chromosome 12, fArcCen1, whole genome shotgun sequence nucleotide sequence GAGAGTAACAAGAGAAGGCCAGCGAGCGCAGGTGTTGCAGATACAAATGGCTCTCTCCACTAGCTGGCTGAAGGAGATACTGGCACGCCACCACCTAGATTacaaaggacaaaaagaaatgaTAAGGATGGTGTTCAAAAGTGAAATTCTGTTTCCTGCCCCGTGAaacacaaagtattttttctACCTGTAGCACCAGTGCAGGTCTCATTGTTTCAGGCAATGTCTGCAGCATCTCTGTGTAGCAGCGAAGAAGCCCTAGTAGCCAAATGCTACTTGACTCTACCTCGTcaccttcttcctcctctcccccATCGTTTCTCACGCCACTTGAGCTTAGAAAAGCATCCACTATGTAAATAACAATAGCTGGTGGGTTGGCATGGCTGTCCATTGAGTCAGCCACAGTGGGGATGCCAATTCTAGACTGCTCAGATGAGctgaaaaagagtaaaaaaaaaaagaaagaaagaaaagaaattgtaATATAACTGCACTGGAGCAGCATCTGAGatgttaaaattgtttttaatcttACAGTTCAGGGTTTTCTGCTGGTGTGTTGGCTGGTGGTGTGGAACTAGGAGGCCCTTTAGAGTCACTGGCTCCTCCTTGGGTCTCTTCTGTTTGGCCTGAGGTTGCTCCAGTTGGGGCTGAAGCGTTTGCTGAACTGGCAGCACCTGTAGTTTGTTCTCCTTCTTGACCGGAAGAAGCAGGCTGAGCTGATGATGTGTTGTTTGCAGGCGGTTGGGCTTTAGGAGGCAACAGAAGACTGCTGTCCAATGGCAGGGCCGAGAGCTGGGGAcctgaaagaaagaagaagaagaaatgttaATCTTCATACACCGAGGATAAAGAATTTAACAGATTTAATAGAAAGAACAGAAGGCACTAGTAGGATTAAATTACTTTAGTGTGTTAAGTTATTCTCACCAAGCTGCTGCTTGCAGGCATAAGCATAGAGTTTAAGTTTGTTGAGGTTGTCAGTGTGCTGCTGTCCAACCCAGGGTCCAGTCAACCATTGGTCCACATCCATCTCGTCCAACTTTTCTTTCTCCACTTCTTCTCCCACATGCACAATGCCATCCCTGGACACCTTAGCCAAAGGACGATGCTTTCCAAGGCGGCATGTCTGGAAATGGAGTTATTCTCTcattagaaaagaaaatgacactAAAACTCCCAAAATATATACAAATGATTTTAAATCTGACCATGCTTCCTATTTGGAGTTCAATCTCCTACCTCATAAACagcactgagctcctgaaaaaAGGACCGGGCAGCTTTTAAGAGTGTGGGACTGTTGGGACAAACCACCACATAGGCCACGTCCCGCTGCCCCCCATAAGGTTCCAGCAGCAACTTCTCCCAGAAAGGCAACGCCAACGGGGACAATGCCAAGAAGTCCCGCTCCCGGTCATAACCCAGTAGTACCGTAGGAATGGGCAGGGGCTCTGGTGACTCCTCCGAACCTTAGAAAAGTAAACATTGTGACATCTTAAATGTATATATTATGACACAAAACATACAGGtaaattctaacacaagtgccagttgcttacataaaaacaaagaatgtACTGACTCACCATAGGAACCTCTCCCAGCCATCTTATGAAACTGCTGCCAGGTGAGTGGACCCTGTACGTGCTGGATGTTTTCCCAAGTCCGTCCTGTTCTCTTTTTCTGGATGGCATCCTGCAGGAAAGGCTGCAAAGACAGCAGCATACGCACCATATCCTGTGACGACAACATGCTCATATCCACCACTTTGGAGATTGCCAgagacacacgcacatacacacacacacacatacacacaaacaaaagtgTACAGATGCACACATGTTAACAAGATTTTGAAcaccaaagaaacaaataaatacatacagaaaTACAAACTACATCATAGTTCACACGCAAAAGCAGCCACGCATGCATAATAAATAATCTTCTCAGCAAAAATCTAAAAAAGTGATTCTTCATTTAAGGGGTTTTATCACAAGTTAGTTCTCCTGTGCCTCTATTTAGCAGCTACATCACAATTCTTACCATTAGTGTGAGGCCAGGAGTGGAGAGCAGTACTTCTGACAACAGCTAGATCTACTTTCCCTCCTGTAGGGTTATCCACATACTGCAGACCCTGCTCCAAAGCGTTGTAACAGGCCGTACAGGCATCACTCCCATCTGCCCACTGCTTTTCAGACATCCAGCTTTGGAGGAGCGCACCTTTGCGGCCATGGCAGGAACAGCTCAGGGGGAGATGAAGTGAAGCCAGAGACGAAATGGGATGGGAACACTGTTCCTGTAAAAGGATCATGACTGCCGGAGAGGCAGGCGCTGCATCCTGCGGTCGCTTGGCCTTGGAATCTCCCATAGTTGGGTCCCGCCTGGAAAGTGCTAACCTTCTCTCAGCTGCTCGACCTACCTCAGAAGTTCGACCAAAAATATCGAGCTCATCCTCCAGGAAGAGGCCTGTCCCAAGGGCCAGTCGCCTGTTCACAATGGCGCTGAAGCCACACATGCAGCGGGTACTGATCTTCGCAAGTGGAATCTGGGATATAAACCCCCACATCTGCTCCTTTGACATTCATGTTGCAGGCACAGATACAGCAGCTGTCAAAGTTGCGATCCTTAAAGACACTGAGAACAGAGTCTGAGAGCAGGAGGATCGTGTACAGGCTGTGGGCCTCAGGCAGAGCAGGGCCTGGTCGAGCTAAGGGCTCTACAGAGCTGAGAGGCAGGCTTGTAGAGGGGGGTAGAAACAGGTGAGCTAAGCTCAGTACCATCCTGCTTCACTGAACCCTGTCCAGAACTTGCAGTGTTGATACCCCGTGGTGTACGTGGAGTTCTTGGGGTAGGCACAGAGAAGCGTGGGGTGGCAGGGGATGGGAGGATGCCAGTAGTGGTACTGGTAGAGGCAGTAGCACCGCTTATCTGCCCATAGTCCTGGTCTGTGAGGGGAACACTAGGAATGTTTCTGGAAATAGAAATAGATGAAACAAGAACAAATAGAGAGACAAACAAGATTAGTGTTTCTGTCTGGGGAGCAGCTCTTAAAGGTCACGCAGTTCCTTACaccaaaaacaaaggaaattccGCTGAACAAACTGATCCCATTCTTGGAGCGTTGCACTCTTTGTAGTGAGGCTAAAAAGCACTCACATGTCAGCCTTTCATAAACTGTAtgctcttaaaaaaaatgatcctTGTTGGACTAAAGTTTTTACCACCAGGAGGCAGCATTTCACTGATCAGTGCATTGAGATGTTTTGGATGTGAGCTATGTTTAACCAGCTTTTTCAAACTACCCACTTtccccatgtttttttttttttgcctagcCATCACTGTTCATAATGACCAGGCTGGGTAAATAAAAGTTACAGTGACAGGTAGCATCTTGTATCAAGTCAAAGTAGTTCTATCTTTGAATTCTGATGATAGTTGTAGTTAATTTTGTAAGTTTTAactatttttaaacacagtaaTTTACAGTAAGTATAAGTATGATAAAAGCTTTATGACTCCTTAGTCACAACAGGTTGTGATAGCTGATTACTCACGTGTATCCATCCTTGGTGAAAGCAGAATTCTGGGGCTGCATGACCGTGGGGAAATGTTCCATCTTGGGCAAAAGGGACCAGGAAGGACGGTAATAACACTGTTCAGGAATCTTGAGTGGTGGAAGATTCTGGCTGGGTAGGCAGGATAGTGGAGCAAACATGGAGGAGCCTATCAGTGGCTGGACAAAGAGAGACATAAATGTGTTATTTAGGAGCATAAATGTCTCATTACACTGAGAAAGAGGTAAAAGAGTAGatgatgaggggaaaaaatctGTCAATACAAAAATCTATCTACTGTAGGTGCAATTAGAACggttatttaaaaatcaggctTGCAAAGTGATTCCACTTTCAGACCCTCTTTCTAATCCCTTCGcaaataaatccatccatcctcttgtGCTTaaccagttcagggtcacagggggaaGGGGCTTACAGCCATGAATCTATATGTTAATATTCTTGAAAAAGATAATTTCTTAAAGAGCAatgaactgcagttttcagCGAACATCTCCTGCGTGTAGTCCTCTGATGAATATTTACAGCAATATTTACAGCTTAGTGAGATCAACTAAAGTACCcatgttcatttttaatatcTGTTTTGTGCAGCAAGGGATCTCTGTCAAACACAACGGTAACCTTTGTTCGGCTTTGTCTGCGTAACCAATATGTTAGTAAGATTTTTCCATCCCAGTGATTAAAAGTATTCTGTTTGTATTAGGGACTGCTGTAATTAAGGTTTTAAGTAATTACTAAAAGCAGATATTCTATTTGAATTATACATATTATGTTTAAACTTTCACTACATTTTAACCTTGCCAATAACATCATGAAATGCAAGATTATAACAATCTTTTGATGCTTATTTCGCTATGTATGTCAACCCATCACGAAGTCATATTCACTCAAATCTACTTTTCAATCTTTGTTCTAATATTGCAGCTGTTCTAACAATATTTGTTGCTTCCTCACCTTGATGTCTTCTTGCCTGGACTAGCAATGTCATCCTCTACCTCCATCCTGTGTTCGGTAAGCTGGGTGGAGCCTATTGAAGGAAGGTGGTCAGCTGGTCCACTGGGCGCAGGGGGCTCTTGACTCGGGTGTCACGATAGGTCATGATGGGAGAGCAGGCTGGGTGCTGCTCCAGAGAAGGTGGTGTGGGAAACATCCGCTGGAGATCTGCTACTGCTGAAGGGAGACAGAAatggacagagacacagagagcaggGGGAGGTATATAGATAATCAGTGGAATTAAGAATATATGACACCAAAAGTTATTGCCACAGATACTATTTAAGGAACTATTGAGATTTTAAACTAGATACCCATCAGAGTGACTCACTTGATGGATAAGGTACTGCAACTCTTCCTTCTTTTCCAGAGGGCGATCTTCTGTTGACACTGGTATCTTGGTTGAGTGCTGGTTGGGTAAACGGTCTAAAAAGTAGTACAGGGGAGCCATATTACTACAATACTTGTGTTTCAGAAGGGCAAAGCACGAAATAAAATAGTCACTTTTCTCATGTGCTAATTTGTTTTAAGCACTTAACTAAAAATTGAAAGACTAGCAATATAAAGTGTCTTACGCTGTTAACATTGTTACATGCAAGAATAGACATAAAACACTACAGCTTACCCCCAGctcttcctcatcttcatcaAATATGTTGTCAAGATCAGAGATGTTGACCACTAGATCTTTTTCTCTGGTCAGAGAGGGATTGGTTTTTGCAGCCCCATCATCCTGACCTGATTCAtctaaaacaacagaaaacagcgTTAAACTGAGCAAAACACTCACGAGTGGCATGAATTGCAAATGGGTGTACTGTAGAATGTGTATataatgtttatgtttgtggctATGTCCCCCACCTGATTTTGGAGCTGAGTTAAAAAATGGACATAGCATCTTTTCCATCAGGTAATGCGCCATTGCTGGTGATTTCTTCTCCCTAGTGGATAAATTAGAACCAAATGAGAACATCCGCAGGTTAGGTTCAGTGCAGTTTCAATAAAATAGGTCGAGAGCCTCCCTTTATCATTATGATGCATGTTTTGTGCTGCAAAATATCATATGTTAAGAAAATGCCACATTTAGTGCCATGGAACACAAAGCATTAGCATTTGCCCATTAGCAGTATTAACATATTTTGGTATGCCTCTGACAAGCAGATGAGTTTCAGTTTACTGTTCACTTTCCATTTAGGTTTTTCCATGTTTTTAAGGTGCAGCTGTGGCTCAAGAGGTAGAGCGGGTCGTCTACCAACTGGAAGGTTGGCCCTTCGATACCTGGCTACCCTATTCTGTATGTCGAAGTATCCTTGGCCACgatactaaaccccaagttgcaCCGATGTATCCATCAGAGTGTttggtgtgaatgttaggtaggCACTTAGGCttagaaaaagcacttgtataaatgtgtgtgaatgggtggaTGAGGCACGTAGTAGAAAGCGCTTTGAGCGCTCAGACTGAGCAGAATCCACCCAGATAAGTCCCCCCAGTAGGGGGACTTATCTGGGtctttagctgctaaatgctcTGCTATGTTTACCCCCTAGCTTGGGGGTGACAAACTCATTTAGTACATGGGCCACATAGAGTTACATTTGAGCTTAAGTGGGCCAGACTGCTAATAACctataaagaaaacatttaatttttttgtatgtaAAGATGTACattctgaaaatgttcacatttcatGAACTCATTTTCTAAAACTGACATGAACATCCTGAGAtgtgttaaaaattttaataggCCTCAGTGTTTCCACATTTGGCCAGTCTAAATTCATCACCCAGACCTGTTATAAAGTAAATCAGGAGGGCTGGGGAGCTACAGTAtaagaatttaaaaaactgaaattttctgtatttttacagtAGACCCATACTGACTAAATAGGAAATTCCCTACTGAGTCATTTATGGTGAAaagtcactttattttttttgttttttgtgtgtctatTACTTATTTTGGTGTAGTATGTCAGGGCAGGGCTGATGTCTTTGTTAGTATGAGGCTGTAACAATGATGATGATTCAAACCTCTGCACCCTCAGTTTGGACTCGTGATATGATCCATTCTTAAGGACAACATTCAGTATAAAGTCCATTTTTCCACCTTACTTCTTTGCAATTGTCACATTTTGCAAAGGGGGACCCTTTAATGGTCTGTTCTGACCCCTGGGCCATACTTGACACCCCTGCCCTAGCTACTACTTTGGTTTGCTGTTTGGGTGGCGGGACAGGTAAGGCAGTGAgagagctttttttctttttactgtaaaCAAATGCCTGCTGCAACATGACTGATGGCAACTGTACAACTAATTAAACAGCAAAGCTACTATGCATGACCTCCTCGCATACAACATGCAATCCATAATTAACACATAAATATTGATTATAGCCACTTTACATTTTGTCCTAAATCCTGACTATCCTAACtagtttgtatttgtatttttaaactgtgtgttGTCCTACCTTGGCCTTCTTACTGGGTTCTCGCCCCTGACCCTTTAATCTCTTGGAAGAGATGAAAGGGTACTTCGGTGTCTCCTTCCTTAAAGTCATAGGGATCATCCCCACTTTCCCGACGTGCCTCCACACCTGGCTGCTGGAACAGGCCCAAAGTTTGGATGTGGTCCCTCACCCTCTCCTCTGAGATTTTAAATCTCTTCTGAGTCTGGGCGTATAGTCTGGAGGAGGCAAAAAGACAAATGCAGCAGTAGTTTATTCTTTTATGTTCTCATATATCTGACAAATGCACTAAATACCCAGGTTTTTGTTACTGAACACTAGTGTAACTCTCCCACCTCTTAAGCGGAGCTCCTCGATGGTTGTCTCTGTTGTCAGTTCCTCTAGTTTATCAGTGGGGAGCTCAGAGGGTCTAAAGTCAGTCTTATCAGTCCTGGGAGTCCTGAAGCCTCTCCACCAGCCAGCCCCAGTCTCCCTCTGCCTCAGCAGAGCTGAATACACAGCTGTTTCGCTAGTTAATCACACCCAATCCTGAAGCACCATCTTGACAGGACGGGCATATCCACAGGCCCATCCATGGCCTCTGGGTCTTGTACTCGGGGATGTGGGCTAAGAGTGGGTGGAAGTGGAGGATACTGGTGAATGGAGAAGGGACTCGGGAGCTTTTCTGCCATTGGAGTGGGCTTGGAATACTTGCAGCTTGGCAGAGTGGCCAAGGACTCCTCATGGGTGGATCCAGCGCCACAAGGCCACCAAGCTGGGGCCCTCCTGAAGAGTCCTGTTCCAAAGGGGCCTCCTGTGTGACAGACAGGCGATGGTGGAAGGGAATAACAGCTGGCCTCTTGGACTGTTTGTCAGCCTTTTCTGTCTTGTCACTGGTCTTTGTGTTTGGGCAGAGAGGGGAGTGTATAATGATGGGCCAGACCTCTGAGTGGGATTGGCACTAGTTTGGGAATTGGCAGTGGATGTGGTGCTCAGATTCAGCTTCTGCTGCTTAAACCTGAAACAAAATTAATAGTAATCCATTTATAAATCTCTAAAAACCTGTCATCTCATTATACAAAGAGTCTAAACAGATTTTAACACTGTATACTATCTAtggtttaaataattataataaatccacCACCAAATTCTTTATCAGATCATCAGAGCATGcatcaacatgaaaacaagaaCACATGAATATAACACATTTTGAACAGCTTGGGTACAATCCTGTAGTACCTGGAGCAGCTGCAGGGCGCTCTCGCTCCCAGATCGTTGAAATCCCATGTGGTAACTCCAATTTGGCACTTCCTTTCTAGGCGTTACTTCAGTTGACTGATTCGGTCTGCGGGGAACGAACAGATCCATGAGGGCACCAGCTCAGCTGCATCACTGCACTTCAATTATAATGCAGCCAAAGTCAGGAAGTAAACTCCAGATTTACTTACACATGCTGAGGCTGGTTGAGATAGCACTCCCTCCAGGCCTGATGGACCAACCTGACAAGTCAGCTTCTTCCCAGAATGCTTTGGGCTGATGCTGGTGATACCCATGCTGCTGTCTGGTGTGGGCACACTAGAGGCCCGAGGTTACGAAGCCACTGTCCGCTGAAAAATGGTTTGTGGGGTGGGGATAGATGTTAATATAGAATTGAGCACCTTTTCAACATTTAGATTCAGTGTATTTCATCCCTTTTTACTTCTTTCATTTTCTGGAAGTATTAAACTCCACCTGTGcctatttatataatttttttgtatgaGTTGTCACAGAATTGAATGCAAGAAGGTTTAGAGAGTGAAACACTGTTTTCACAATGTCTAGTTTTCAACATTTCAGTTGTGTGTACAATGCTGTGCacgtctgtgtgtctttgttacCGGAGCAGGGCTGCTCTGGTGATGTTGGTGGTGTCAGTGGCACGCTGCAGTGGTTCAGCTCTTTGTTAAGGCCCTGAGCTGCAGGAACAGGTGGAGGCTGCTCCACTGGTAGGTCTCCTTGGGCAATTAGCACAAAAGCAGCTGGGTAGGTCATTCTCACCCCACCTGAGAATATAAGAAAAGAGGCTTGACAgttacgaaaaaaaaaaaaacaggatggcAGCTGCAAACATTAATTTTAGAAAAAATGGGGTGTCAGATCCAGACATTGCTAATGAATGGCCTTAAATAAGTAAAGTGGCTGAATAATATTTGGTCTTTTCTGTTAATATATTACTTTCTACTCACCTGTCATGGAAACATAATCATATCTAAAATCCTTTTATACTCACTGCTTTAATATGATTTCTGGCTTTCCTCTTTAGATGCAAAGGAGTTTTAATTGTAATCAGGTCAAACCAAAGCTGTGGAATCAGGCTGATTAGACAAAGCTGTTAGTGTAACTCCCTGGGGTTTCTACCTCGACTTCACTATCTTTCCTTTCTGTCAGTGCTGCGTTCCCCTCTCCTGCTTTTCAGTCATTTCCTGTCTTCTGCTCTCAGATAGGCTAACTGACTGTAAGGATCATTGCAGTCTAAGCACCTCATCCACTAATACCTCAGCTCAA carries:
- the LOC115789575 gene encoding LOW QUALITY PROTEIN: mediator of RNA polymerase II transcription subunit 13-like (The sequence of the model RefSeq protein was modified relative to this genomic sequence to represent the inferred CDS: inserted 7 bases in 7 codons; deleted 15 bases in 13 codons); its protein translation is MTTSANWVANGASLEDCHSNIFSLAELTGIKWRCYSFRSGGEYGPVISAPAQDDPVLRSFMRCVQSNLLCVWRRKIKPDAKELWIFWWGEEPNLSDVIHHELEVAEEGLWECGLSYECRTLLFKAIHNLLERCLMDKGFVRTGKWFFKPHELEEKSFGSTEHLSCSFSFFLHGESNVCTSVEIAQHQPAYHITEHHIRLAQTSITPVQVILSPYGLSGTLTGXAYKMSDPAVRKLMEEWSYFYPMVLQQXEGSGEKEKRKQARPYDRNSHVAVEVIVGGVRMTYPAAFVLIAQGDLPVEQPPPVPAAQGLNKELNHCSVPLTPPTSPEQPCSADSGFVTSASSVPTPDSSMGITSISPKHSGKKLTCQVVHQAWRECYLNQPQHVPNQSTEVTPRKEVPNGVTTWDFNDLGARAPCSCSRFKQQKLNLSTTSTANSQTSANPTQRSGPSLYSPLCPNTKTSDKTEKADKQSKRPAVIPFHHRLSVTQEAPLEQDSSGGPQLGGLVALDPPMESLATLPSCKYSKPXSNGRKAPESLLHSPVSPLPPTLSPHPRVQDPEAMDGPVDMPVCQDGASGLGVITSETAVYSALLRQRETGAGWWRGFRTPRTDKTDFRPSELPTDKLEELTTETTXRGAPLKRLYAQTQKRFKISEERVRDHIQTLGLFQQPGVEARRESGDDPYDFKEGDTEYPFISSKRLKGQGREPSKKAKGEEITSNGALPDGKDAMSIFNSAPKSDESGQDDGAAKTNPSLTREKDLVVNISDLDNIFDEDEEELGVSYRLPNQHSTKIPVSTEDRPXGKEGRVAVPYPSTVADLQRMFPTPPSLEQHPACSPIMTYRDXPSQEPPAPSGPADHLPSIGSTQLTEHRMEVEDDIASPXQEDIKPLIGSSMFAPLSCLPSQNLPPLKIPEQCYYRPSWSLLPKMEHFPTVMQPQNSAFTKDGYTNIPSVPLTDQDYGQISGATASTSTTTGILPSPATPRFSVPTPRTPRTPRGINTASSGQGSVKQDGTELSSPVSTPSTSLPLSSVEPLARPGPALPEAHSLYTILLLSDSVLSVFKDRNFDSCCICACNMNVKGADVGVYIPDSTCEDQYRCMCGFSAIVNRRLALGTGLFLEDELDIFGRTSEVGRAAERRLALSRRDPTMGDSKAKRPQDAAPASPAVMILLQEQCSHPISSLASLHLPLSCSCHGRKGALLQSWMSEKQWADGSDACTACYNALEQGLQYVDNPTGGKVDLAVVRSTALHSWPHTNVVDMSMLSSQDMVRMLLSLQPFLQDAIQKKRTGRTWENIQHVQGPLTWQQFHKMAGRGSYGSEESPEPLPIPTVLLGYDRERDFLALSPLALPFWEKLLLEPYGGQRDVAYVVVCPNSPTLLKAARSFFQELSAVYETCRLGKHRPLAKVSRDGIVHVGEEVEKEKLDEMDVDQWLTGPWVGQQHTDNLNKLKLYAYACKQQLGPQLSALPLDSSLLLPPKAQPPANNTSSAQPASSGQEGEQTTGAASSANASAPTGATSGQTEETQGGASDSKGPPSSTPPANTPAENPELSSEQSRIGIPTVADSMDSHANPPAIVIYIVDAFLSSSGVRNDGGEEEEGDEVESSSIWLLGLLRCYTEMLQTLPETMRPALVLQVVACQYLLQPASGESHLYLQHLRSLAFSCYSQCRRLLPQQTHIKSLTGFGPVSTVSSVLKSPEHPNPLQLYTPPFILGPSRPKQPEPGEIWAELPPKYNVLFVGYCLSHDQRWLLVSCTDQQGELLETCIINIDVPNRARRPKVAARKMGLQKLWEWCIGIIQMTSLPWRIVIGRLGRLGHGELKDWSSLLGEYSLHSIRRQLREACRMCGISAADSPAILSACLVAMEPQGSFVVMPDAVTMGSVFGRSTASNLQTSQLNTPQDASCTHILVFPTSATTQFAASSYPTEDNNDDMFDLPFPDELETDIDHDMMLNLHSSPNTSPVPSPGSPSGMGMGSHFQHTRSQGERLVSRDNPPEELKQQPLALGYYVSTAQANGLPHWFWASCPQAETQCPLFLKASLHHHISIAQSDEIVTDKTKRTPHPLDSKTTSDVLRFVLEQYNALSWLTCTPATQDRQSCLPVHLAILVQMYNAILNML